A single genomic interval of Hevea brasiliensis isolate MT/VB/25A 57/8 chromosome 4, ASM3005281v1, whole genome shotgun sequence harbors:
- the LOC110650927 gene encoding uncharacterized protein LOC110650927 encodes MASPNPNTHLGLSFLSLFLFLSLFKPTFSIQDPISVFEILPKYGLPSGLLPNSVTNYTLSYDGRFIVLLGKPCYIQFEYLVYYDKQITGKLSYGSITDLKGIEVQRLFLWFNVDEIKVDLPPSDSIYFHVGIINKKLDVDQFKTVHSCRNKVSGSCGGFWNQILELPTPTDDIQMLITE; translated from the exons ATGGCTTCTCCAAATCCAAATACCCATCTGGGTCTCTCTTTTCTCTCCCTatttctcttcctctctctctttaAACCCACCTTTTCAATACAGGACCCTATTTCTGTCTTTGAAATCTTGCCGAAGTATGGCCTTCCAAGCGGACTATTACCCAATTCAGTAACAAACTACACCCTCTCATACGACGGCCGCTTCATTGTTCTTCTGGGGAAACCGTGTTATATTCAATTCGAGTACTTGGTCTATTACGATAAGCAAATTACTGGCAAGTTGAGTTATGGGTCTATCACAGATTTGAAAGGGATTGAGGTTCAAAGATTGTTTTTGTGGTTCAATGTTGATGAGATCAAGGTTGATTTGCCTCCTTCCGATTCTATTTATTTCCATGTGGGCATAATCAATAAGAAACTTGATGTTGATCAGTTTAAGACCGTCCACTCTTGCCGCAATAAGGTCTCTGGGTCCTGCGGCGGATTCTGGAATCAAATTCTTGAG CTTCCAACTCCCACAGATGATATTCAGATGCTAATTACGGAGTAG